One Bos taurus isolate L1 Dominette 01449 registration number 42190680 breed Hereford chromosome 3, ARS-UCD2.0, whole genome shotgun sequence DNA window includes the following coding sequences:
- the DBT gene encoding lipoamide acyltransferase component of branched-chain alpha-keto acid dehydrogenase complex, mitochondrial isoform X4 produces the protein MENNIKLSEVIGSGKDGRILKEDILNYLEKQTGAILPPSPKAEIMPPPPKPKDRTIPIPISKPPVFIGKDRTEPVKGFHKAMVKTMSAALKIPHFGYCDEVDLTELVKLREELKPIAFARGIKLSFMPFFLKAASLGLLQFPILNASVDENCQNITYKASHNIGIAMDTEQGLIVPNVKNVQIRSIFEIATELNRLQKLGSAGQLSTNDLIGGTFTLSNIGSIGGTYAKPVILPPEVAIGALGTIKALPRFNEKGEVCKAQIMNVSWSADHRIIDGATVSRFSNLWKSYLENPAFMLLDLK, from the exons ATGGAAAACAAT ATTAAGCTGAGTGAAGTTATTGGCTCAGGAAAAGATGGCAGAATACTTAAAGAAGATATTCTCAACTATCTGGAAAAGCAAACAGGAGCTATACTTCCTCCTTCACCAAAAGCTGAAATTATGCCACCTCCACCAAAACCAAAAGACAGAACTATTCCTATTCCAATATCAAAGCCTCCAGTGTTCATAGGCAAAGACAGAACCGAACCCGTGAAag GCTTTCACAAAGCAATGGTCAAGACCATGTCTGCAGCGCTGAAGATACCTCATTTTGGGTATTGTGATGAGGTTGACCTTACTGAACTGGTTAAGCTACGAGAAGAATTAAAACCCATTGCTTTTGCTCGTGGAATTAAACTTTCCTTTATGCCCTTCTTCTTAAAA GCTGCTTCCTTGGGATTACTACAGTTTCCTATTCTTAATGCTTCTGTGGATGAAAACTGCCAGAACATAACATACAAG gcTTCTCATAACATTGGAATAGCGATGGATACAGAGCAGGGCTTGATTGTACCTAATGTGAAAAATGTTCAGATCCGCTCCATATTTGAGATTGCCACTGAATTGAACCGCCTCCAGAAACTGGGCTCTGCGGGTCAGCTCAGCACTAATGACCTTATAGGAGGAACGTTCACTCTTTCCAACATTGGATCA atcgGTGGTACCTATGCCAAACCAGTGATACTTCCACCTGAAGTGGCAATTGGGGCCCTGGGAACAATTAAG GCCCTTCCCCGATTTAACGAGAAAGGGGAAGTCTGTAAGGCCCAGATAATGAATGTGAGCTGGTCGGCTGATCACAGAATTATCGATGGCGCTACAGTGTCACGCTTCTCTAATTTGTGGAAATCCTACTTAGAAAACCCAGCTTTTATGCTACTAGATCTGAAATGA